A stretch of DNA from Anopheles nili chromosome 2, idAnoNiliSN_F5_01, whole genome shotgun sequence:
ATCAATCGCAATTTACTCGTCTCTTCTTTTGCAGGTTGTTCGTGGTGGATCTTGTTTTCCAAGTTCTAATATTTTCGTTATTCGGTTGGCTGGTAGCCACGGTGCTCGGATCATCCTGTAGTTCGTTTTGGATCTACGGAGGTATCAGCTATCTGCTGTTCAATCTGCTCTAAATCGAAACAGTTCGGATACTGCGCATGCATTTTGTTGACCAAATCTTTACACATTTATATTCTTTTTACCATCTTTTACTTCAACATGTGTCGTCAAAGAGCGAATACGTAATGTTAATTTCTCTTGGATTCTTTCGATAGTTAGTTCCCTTACCTCATTTACTAAACAGCGTTAGGAGCCGACGCGAAtagagaagtttcctcagacAAAATAAGGTTCTTGTATTTTGCTAATGATATGTTGTAGGTTTAAGCGATGATAGTAAGtctatttcttttgtttggttttgtggttGAGGACGTCGGAACGCTGACAGGATAAACATTaagtcaataaaaaaatactttaaaaACAAAGATCGAAACATAATTCTACTTTAAAGAAAACATGAACACATACAAAAGATTTTATTTACATGAAAATTGTATAAACAAGATcgtacaaaatacaaaacacgttcgcgatcgtgtttctgaacaaacaaaaatgtccaATTAGCGCCAAACAAACTACCAGCTGTTGTTTGGAGATCACGTTTTCTTCGTACTGAAGGGCTAACTGACTGACACGCAACAAACCCATTGAAACCATCGTGAGCCATTCAGATGCAATTCGCTTCTCAATTCCATCGAAATTTGGGAAACTCAAcagttttaaaattgaatcacaCTAATCGTTTCAAACGCAAGCTGCGCATTTCTGCTCTTTCTTAcagcatttttttgtataacAGGTATAATcgtttttcaaacgaaaattGCTATAAGTCATGTACGCGAGCTTCACAAGTGCTTTTTCTGCTCctttttaagaaaaaaatcctccaaagTTGGATTCGATAAGCCATGTGAATTTTCAGCTTGCTGTTCTCTTTATGCAACGTAACTGTACTCATCTCCCGAGTTAGGCGTTCGTTCGATGTACTGCTTGTCGATCAACGACTCGATGCACTTCTTAATCATGGACACATTCGGTGCAAAGCTGACCTTGGATTGAGAAAGAATCTGCCAAGCAAATACCAAATAGATACATAGTCAATAAATAGATAATAGATAATGCCTATTATTGTACTTACCTCTTGTATAAGGGCATTATGGCGTAGCACTTTTCGAGATTTCATGATGCGCACTATTGCAGCTTGCAAGTACATCTTTCGATCCTCATCAACGGCATTCATAGTGTGTTCGACCTACATCAATGAGAGCGCAGAGAAAAATGTCACAGTCATGTTTCGGCATGTACGCAAACCCTCCAATTTATGCTTACCTCCTGTGGTGTTTCCTTCTGCAAATTGGTAGTTATTTTGAATTTGGTTCGCTTGTTATTGTAATTCATATTGATGCTAACTTCTGTATCGTCGTTCATTTTCTGAAACAAAGAGATATATTATCAGacaatttattccattttcaacCACTTCAAGTAGCTCATCCTCACCTCTTCGTTGAGCAACAGAATTTTTGCCTCTACCAAACTCTGCAGATGTCGCTGGAATATTTCCTGTTGGAGTTGCAGCGACGTCTGCAGTTCCTTGCATGTATACTTATCCGTGTTCTCGAACATTAGCAGTATTGCCATTTGGTAGGTCTGCATTGTAACGATGTAGTTGCGTTTTTCAAACGATAGTTTCATCTCACCATGGCACAAATGCAGAAGCCAAGTCAGTTTACGACCGCTAAAGTTGATATGGTAGAACTTTTCGAACAAGCGAATCGACTTTTCAAACTCCTGCGGTATGGCGAACGAAGCAACCGCCTGTGTTGGTCCCAGAGGCCACGCACCAGCCTGTAGAACCTTGACGGTGAAATTTATACCTGTAACAACATCCAGCGAAAATCCATTAATATCTTATATACCTGAGAACCTTACGAAGCTATCCCTACCAGTCTCAAGTTCATTGTCGTTTAGATATTTGCTAAACTTCGCGTTCAAATCCGTCGAAACGGATATGTCGGTAAACATGCGATGTAGCTTGTTAGTGAATTCGTAGCCACACgcttgtttaagtttgttgaTCATAAGCTCTTCGGCGTCCATGCTTTGCGACTGCTCGTGAATCAATCTGAAGCGAAAAGAGTACACATAAAATCTTATATTTCTGCGCAATTGAATTGGTTGGTATAGAATGTTTGCGCTTACCGTTTCGCCAGCATGCGGCTGTAGAACTTTTGATACACATCTTTATCTTCAATATACttgaagatgatgatgctgcgcGTCAGTTTCTGATCGATTTCACCCTCagttgttttcgattttttcaGTAAACTATCACAGTATTTAGCGACCAGCTCGGCGCTACGACACACCTGGTTATTGCTGTGCTTTTCATTGATGATACGAGCGCAAGCCTTATCGAGAGCCCCTAGAAACAGTGGATCAGATTTGAACGTACTGTGAATCAGTTCCTCGTACTTCCGGTGGACGTCGAGCATATTTTCGACAAACTGTATATGAACCTGCAATTGAAGTACCATTTGATGAgtgatgatgaaaataacatctTTCGGCAAACTGCTTACCGAGTCTCCCTTCATACAGGCAATCGTTTTTTTGCCTTGCTCTTTAATGTGCTCTAGGAACACGTCGATCAGTCGCTTCAACCCGTCCGTGACTGGTTTGAGAAGTATGTAAAGATTTCTTAGATCTGCGATCCTTTCGTTTGCTACCATTTCCTTGCACTCAGAATATAGAAAATTCATATGCTTAGTCACCATTTCCTCTTCGCATACCTTGCGCAGTTTAGGGACGGAGCTGAAAAATACGAATTGGTCAACAACGATGGTTTTATTATATTACACAAATGTCTCATTAATATCCTGTAATCAAGGACGGATCATCCTAAGCGAGAACTAAGCAACCGCTTCCAGCAACAAGAAGTCCTGAGAAGAGTTGGGCCTCAAGCAACAAATTCTGTCTTAAGCTTGCAGGACCCCTTGACTGAAGCGGTTGGAATTTCAATATGGGGTGATCCGTGACTGTAATAATTAGACCTACCTGGCATGAAGGTAAATGTTTGCCAGTTTCTCTTCCTCATCGAACTTCTTTATTATCCTTTCCATATACTGACTTACGCTGCATACCTACAAGCAAAAATAACGATCCATTAAGGAACCATGTTTTACCGTACGCGATATTTAGTGCATAATACCTGCAGTAGTTCACTAGCAACGATGCGGAAGTTTTCCCCGCTTTCCTCCAACATACGCGCTTCAAACAGTTCCTGATACAGGGCTAACGATCCCTTGCGTCGATCCTCTTGAACAGCGACAAAACTCTGGATCACGCCACGTATTATTTCGGTGTTCTTATTATGTTGCCCGGTCGTTTTGTTCGACCTCTCCGCGTTAATACCGCTCAGTATCTGATCGACAAGTTCATTGCCTAGCCGCTGTATCATGTACTGATTCCAGATTTCCAGCTCCAACTCtccgatttccattttttcctgGTTATCGCTAAGGTGGTTGCACCCATATACTATTTCCGCCTCGttgtgcttctgttttttGATGTACTGATTGTTAAGGTACCTGccaaaaaataatgcaaactCAGATCTCTTCCTGTTTCTAATAAGTTTGAATTCGGAACAGCTTACTGATATAAGTTGTGCAAGTACTGTGAGCCACGGCTATACTCCATCCATGTGTCATAATAACGCGCCAGCAACTGATCTGATGTTGCCGGGGAAGACGAGGAAGTCCCATCGTCGGACATTTTAGCCTTGGAAGCATGATCCGAGTCCGATATTAGAACCCGTTGTAGCAGCAGTTCTTGCACATGATTTTCTAGAAATGCTTTTGTTTCCAAGTACAACCGATCGGCCAACGGTTCCGGAAGAGCAACACAAATTGCGTACACATCACTATGAGGGGTAATAaacaacgaataaaaaaatgtaccaaaAGCTTCTCGAACAAAACACCATCGAAGAACACAAAGACGCTGCAGTAAACTGCCCAATCGGAGCATTTGTCGCAGCAGTTGCCGGTCAATTCGTGTTCATACGACCGTGGCCTAGATTGTGTACATTCTCCAACTAGAGCGAGTGGGATGCTTACTCAAACCGATCATTCCAAACACTGCGTCTTACGCTCTTCAGCGTGATCACCTGATGTACCGTTTCCCGGAGCCCTTTCcaaatttcatcaaattctATTTTCTTCGGTTTCAGCGACATTCCCGTGAGCTGCGAATGGAAATGATAATCTATTTAAAGCGCAAACCTTCTTCCGCTCCTAAGTTTCCAACAGACAGTTCCCATGAGTAAGCGAAATTTTAGCTCAAACATAAACACCGCAATTCTTGCGGACGGAAACGAGCCAAACGCGCTTTCGCACAAGTATACGTACACGAAAACACTCCCTCTAGTCGCACAGTGCAAGCAGGATTCAGTGGACTGCACAAAAATCTAGAATTGACTCCTAGGTAAGATCTATTGCGAATTTAAATGTTTGCACCGTGGTTTCTACCTTGTCTTATAACaccacgaaaataaaatatgggGGCAGTGATGCCAAACACCTAAGAATGGATTGTCACTTTGTATGGCATTTTTGACAGTTTGCCTTTGCCTTCTGACATAGTAATTTTGTTCGTGTCGCTTGCATGCAGAAGACTTGATGTAAAGCATACTTTTAAAAAACATGCTTTTGCATGAAAACATCGTTACAACCAAATAAACTTAAAAATGTCTTCGGATTAATTACACTACACCAAATTTGTTCAGCTAAACCCTCACGTGGTTCATGCTTAACATCGTAgttatttcccatttttgaGAGAATGGCGCGTATGCGTAAATGTGATAAATAAATCTTAACAATACCACCAACGATTGCGTAATTTAATTACATGTACCACTTGTTGAATGTAGAAGACAAATTAGAGATTTAAACAATATCTACTCTCCTCAAAAGTAATAACAAGCAGGCAGAAAAAGTTCCAATACTTGTACAACGCTGCCTTGCATCATGTAACGCCAACCATAAATTCTATTTTCACAATAATTGTTAAAGCCATGGGCAACGAGTAGTGCAACAAGTTACCGAGCACGGTGGTTGGGTTAGAATTTCTAACCGCCCAAAGACAATCACACAATTCTATGTACGACGAGGGTAAAACTCAATTTTTCTCGTCAATGTGAGAATGAACATGCCCACACGCAAACCAAACCGGAAATCAATTAGATTGTACCAATCACATGGTCCACTGCAAGGACAATCATATACATGCCGTGTCTATACGCTTACCATCCTGCTCCCGTCCTCTCTCATCGTAGGGGCTACACTTAAGGATGCTATATTTGCTCCCCCAAACATGGCCCGATCAATGCAGCAACCACAAAGTAAGTGTAAATCGGTTTCATCAACGCCAACCACACCGTGAGGAACATGCTTTTTACGGtaattttccgtttgtttatcaatttttaattgaattccaaATCCGTGAGGCACGGGCAGACGGAGGTCATAAGAGGAGGATTCCGCGGCGTGAGCGCcagtagcagcaacaggaCACCGAAGGATTGCTCTCGTATTTGTTCCCCCTACCAATCTGCGGCCACCCTTAGACTCTTCTGTGTGTGTTGGAATCCCATTCGCTCTCTCCCGATGTCCTGCCGTATCTGGTGCGCATGTCCCTCAGGAGTACTACCGTGCTGATGGTGCTTTTCCTGGGGCACTACTGCACAAACAGCAGCCCTGTGTGAACTGGAACGCATcagcattttgtttgctgctcacTCGTAAAAATCcgcaccatcgtcgtcgtcgtcgtcgtcgacggtCGCATCGGTGATCGGACCATGAAAGAATAGTGTGATCCTAAGCAAGGACAAACGTTAGGGCACATTCGCTCCACAGGTGTAGAAGCGCGTTGGCCTCCCTTTCGTCGCAACACGTCGTGGGTCAGCTTCGTTTCAGGTTCAGTAGCACAGGAACAGGCTTGAAATCGCTGCTAGCGTACCTAGTTGTGCAACCCGTCACAATCCGCGCATCAAGTGTCGCTTTTTTACGACCCTCCACGGGATGTTCTAGAAGCGAAAGGAACTAAACGGTGCGccattggaaaagaaaaaccccattcCAAACGTGAAAGTGATAGTGCTGTGGTCAGTGTGTTGAAGTGCGCCTTCGTTCCCCACCAGTCTCCAGCGCGTGGTTGTCCTGCGAGTGTGAAAACGTATTGTTTTTCCCTAGCTGCAACGACggcaggacaaaaaaaacacccagaaATACACACGAACACGCACACTGACCCTTCGGTGGGAGCATTTTATCGGTCGGTCATTCGCGCGATCTGCATTAGTCAAAGTCAACCCGCAGTTTCACCTTccaaacaccaacaccaccaccctcaCAGGGCTCAGGAAGGACTCCCTTATCGGAGGGTGAACACGGTGTGTAATGTGCAACAAATGAATGAGCAGCGGGGGTGGTGCGGTTCAATGTCATCCGTGCTTCATTTAGATCCATCAGCTGCCGCGCATGATACCGCCTCTTGCGACAGCATCGCTTCCGAGAAGTCAGGTCCAGTTAGCGTCACCGTCATTACCAaccgtggtggaaaataaggGTGAATTCTAAGCCTTCTCACCATCCACCTCCCACGCAaactcatccacccacccaagaCGGAACCGCGAAGACGCGCCAGAGCAAGGAAGCAGGATCGCTAGGACAGCGCCTGCCAGCGGGGCAGCTTTTACTGCAGGTAAATTTAGCATCAACACAACACAGCGGACGGGACGGGACGGGACAggataaaaaaggacaaaagcgaaatacaaacaattttcacacacgcacacacatacaccgtcGTCGCTCTGCCTCACGGCTTTCGCTCTCCATCTCTCGGTTCGCGTGTCTCTCCGCAAATATGTAAAGCGTTCATCTGTTATCCTTAGAGCGGCACCTCTCTTcccaaacacacccaaacGCGCCGAACGTATGTGGGTGAGCGaaagcacacgtacacacccacaccggaAGGTGTGAGCATCGCTACTCATCGGCTAATAATCAGCCAAAAATCGTCGCCGTTCTTCTCCATTTGGGGGGGGAGTTAGCCCTACGCGAGAGCAGTACATAATATACATTTAGCACGGCTctaccaaaaccaaaccatcatcgccatcatcgtcatcatcgtcatcatcatcatctgggCCACCCATCCTCGCAACCGCGATGGCTTCGGTATCCTTAGTCCTGCTGCGAAGGTGCAAACCACTGTGCCTACCACCGTCAATCCACCGTCGTAAGTTGACCTCATCCAAGGCGCAGGGTTTTTAGGTCGGTAACGGTTGGCTCTTTTTCTCGGCCGCAAAGTTTTGCCCTCTTGCTGGTGGAGCGTGCGCTTGACAGGGGCAAATGTTGACCCCTAAACACCGGCGCTGAGTTGGccagagaaaaaaggaccgCAAAGAGGGGGGAGCACCGGGATCATCACCCACGGTGGGCCAGGCGagttgttgatttatttgccTCACCGCGCTATAAATAGTATCGGTTACGCTAATACCAGCGTAATATAGTAATAACGATAATAAtcaatcatattttattttcggccACAGCGCCCGTTACGCCCACGGCGCGCTCGAGGGTAGTGGCCACATCGTGGCGGTTTTCTAAttcgcttcttctttctccAGTCCTAAGCAACAGGCTGCTGGCGAGGTCCTGTGGCCCTAAGGGTGGCTTTGATTGAAATATACTTTTTACCAGGAAGTTTTGTTTATACGCACACGGCTCATTTTCTCCCCGGACTTGGAAGGGggcatttcattttctcttcttatTTTCTGCTCCTCCGTCCCGTCCTCGGTGCCGTCTGCGTTATCGATTAAATCACGGCAACATCAACGGCAGTCCCGTGTTCCGAGCAGCATCAGAAGAATGTTTCTGATtcgaaatgaagcgaaacccATCGAAGAGTGCGATTTAAGATGGTGGGATTTGCGAACGTCTGGCGAGATACAGACGCGCGTCACGGGAAAATGGAGCCGCCCAGTGGCGCTGACGGGTTTCCCGAACGTGTGGCCTTCCGGTTGCGAGGGTTCGCGAAACGTTCCACGTCCTGCCGGGGAtgggggatgggggggggtATCCGGCTTGGTGGCATTTCATCGTCGacgtttgaaatgaaatcgatttCTCAAATCGCTGGTTCGAATGATTTCTGCCATTTTCCCAATTGCCACCGGTGCGTTACCGGTGGTGCCGTGCCACAGGAAACCCATGACCCGGCGGATGTTTAAAGTTTACTGATGGCACCCAACGGGCGAAGCCTGATTCACTTGCTACGGTGCAATCGCAAACCGATTCCAATCGCTAATCGGGAAGAAcgatgcaaagaaaaaaaagaaaaggaaaacgacaTGTATAAATCTTCCCAACCGGCGGGTAAGCTGGTGTAAGAAATCGAAGGATTTGCTCTGCAAATGAGCACGGGCTGTACCATCGGGGTTTCGGCTTAGGTCGACACAGAATACCCGAGGGCTAATCAGCTCAACAAACTATCTCAAATTATTCAACAAGCTTCGCTCGAAACTCGAACCCGGCTTGGTTTTCCAAGGGCAGCTGTACAGCCGCCGACGCAAAACTTAGAATCCGGACGAACCATCCATCCGAAATAATGCTCACCTGCCCGGTTCGTCCGGAAGAGGTCAAGGATGGATCCTTGTATGCTACCGCTGCCAAGCACTCCTTCGCGTCCATCGTGCACGGGAGAGCCACAGGAAAAATACACAGGACATTAGAAGCAACGTCACTATCGACGACGAaccttgcgtgtgtgtttttacaTTACTTTCAGCGGGTTCGCTTCGCCTTCTTGTTGGGTTATTACTAACTTTCCGGGGCTCACGGCTCTATATCACGCTATCTGCAACACTATCGCCGTTCACGCCATCCttttgtctctctcgctcactctctctctctctctctctctagctctcTCTCGTGGGCGCGCGCTCGTTAATAGAGTGCAGTGAATACTttaaaagggtggaaaaacacccacacccacataTCTCATAACGTAATGCGCATCCCGTGCTAGTTTAATAAATGCATTCCACGAGGATCTCGCGCTCGAAAAGGGCACACGAAAGGGTGCGCGTGGACGGCGCGTGGGATAACCATGTCGGTCCTATCCTAAGGACCGCGCTTCCTGTTTGCCATGGGCTGATGAATGTTGTTTATTAGAAAAGATAGCAGAAGCCCGTGGGGATGCTGGCTGCACTTGAACGTGAGTGTGGCCGTGGCAGGATCTCGACGTACGAGCGTACGTTAGCAACCCTCGTGCCActctgggtgggtggttttggatGCTAATCATATCACCATCGAGGGTGCTACCGAGCCGTATGGTAGCCTTCGTTGGGGGCATATAATTCTCTTCCTTGCAGCAGGTTGATTGGTTAACCGTTTGCAACATTGCGCGATTGGGTGTTGCGAGAAAGCCTATAAGTGTAAGATTCCGCGCAACAGATAGTTGAGGTGCATAAATTACGTACCGATGCAAGCCCATTTCTCAGCTCATCCTAACGAATGTGGCAAACCGCGAAACTGTTGTGAAggtttagctttttttctaATCGATTTTCCGTACACATGCTTCACATGCCCCCTCCCTGTCCACCGGCCAAGCGCTTCCTCAaccaacaaaagcaaaacacgcaTAACAAGAATTTGTCAACATCTCGGTTTCCTTCctcggggtttttttatcttcttttattttttcgcaacATGTTTTCCTCGCAAAAAATATGACGCCCGTTTTTCTTGCGTTGCCTTTTCTCGGGAGCCGACACCAAGCCCTTGTTATCGTGTTTCTTGCTTGCGATAACCTCCTGCCTCTCCACTCCCAGTGCTCCCACCCTGCTTCTTACCAATATGTTGCAACAAATTTTTCAATATCGCATTACATACAAATTGCTCGGAAATCACATTTGATTTTTataccttttcttttcccttggTCCCGGCATTTCCCTGGGCCGAAGGGCAGCgaaaaaagcacgcaaaaaATCCTTGCACTCCTCTCCCTTGCATGGGCCCgcagggaaaggaaaatatgtCCGCTCATCCCATGCATCAACAGTCGTTGTTaaatggatgcaaaaaaaaatatgcctcACGTTTTCCCTGGCGTAACATTAacgttctctcttttgctcaTTCACTcactcgcgctctctctctctctctctctctctctctctctctctctctcgttgaACCGTTGCAGGATCTACGTCATCGCACTATCGGCTCGAGGGGACGCTGCGCTGCGGCGGAATCTAACATTTCAAAATGCTTCCAGCAAACGTAATGTCGTTCATGAAGAAGGTAGGTAAAGGCCAGCGCGCGAGCGATGATTTTTATGCACAGCCTGCACAGCGGACAAAATTAAACCCCACGAAaagagcagaaaagcaaacatccaCAATCCGCGCTTAATGCTCACCGAACCGCCCAATGGGATACCCGGTGTAGGGAGAAGGATCGTTGCAGCCACACTTCCGGTGGTTCCTTTTCCCTGCTCATTTATGCAGCAAGTGCTTTTTCCGGCCCCAGCCGAAGCAACACAATCGGCACAAAGAACGAAGCAAAATCCTCGTTCCCCCGTTGGCCGAGGCCTCGGAGTGTCCTGGGGATGGAGCGCAGCGACTCCTGACTTCCGGGCATGTTTAGGGACACCAGTCGCAAGTCGTCCTCAGCCTTGCCACATCGGACGTCCTTCTCAGCGTGATGACACCGGCAACGGCCAACGAGCGTAAtattgcataatttaatttgcacaACCAGAAATTATTAGTACGATTGATGCCGCTGCGAGCTTCTGCGAATTCCGTACGACGAGCAAACGTGCGAAGGGTCAGCTTAAGCGTGGAACGCGTAGAAGTGGTTTTGCGAAGAGAtagattaaattttatttctccatTTCTTTGCCCGTTTGGCTCCGGTTTCTTTGGCTTAGCGTCAGGCTTAGTAGCATGAATTAATTTTAACCAAAGCCGCACCATAAAAGTGGTTATAAGATCGCTCGCGTACGCTTCCgaaggtatttttttaaaaacctTCTCGAAATTGCGAACGTGAAAGTTCCGAGAACATCCAGCTCGATCCGTTAGCGGGTGCATGCGGATGTTACTTCCGAAGGTTCGGTTTTGCTCGCAGCATTATGGCAACTTTTATTAGCTAGCCAAGCGATGCCATTTCTCTGCCATCGTTCTAGGCATCTATCCACTCTCATTACTGCATCGTGCTACCGCTTTTCCGACTcaccaacgaacgaacgaacagaaCAGAACAGAACACAATACACACGCCCACCCAATGGGCGGAGGCGATGCAGAAGAATGCCACCATTCTTGGGCGAAACAGCTGCCCGGGCTTGGGCGCAAAAGGCACAGATTGGCGCACACCGaacttttccattcgcgattATTGCGCGTTTTTCCCGGACGGAGAAAGAAACAGCGCGCTCCGGCAGGATGTCGGTGCGGTGCAAGGACCgcggaaaaagcaaaacatggctacattttccatctcctcgcaattcggtggaaaaataaacaatgtgCTTTCCTCCAGCTGAGAGATTACCAGGCCGAGAAACCGGCCAGTACAGGCTGCGTGTGTTTTGGCCCGCGCTAGGCCGGAACATCCTGGGTTTCGAGAAATTTCCCAGCCTTTGCTTTGGCAAGGCGATTTAGAGGGCGCAATCGTTGCGTGAGCCTGTTTGTGTTGTTGgaggcaacagcagcaggagtaCTACGCAACCAGCACGAAACACATCTTCAACTTCTCGAAAGGGCTGCCGTGCAACGGAACCATCGGTGTCGGTGCTAAAATATTGTGTCAatagaaattaattttgctcCATTGCTGCCGCCTTCGTGCTGCATAGTGCGGCAAGTCACGGAGCCTGCTTTGATGTGCGTGGGGGTCCACTGGGGTTGCCGTGGAAATTCGCGGAAAACTCGGACGGCGCGGGACGAATTTAATCATTCCCGTTCCCAAACGAACGGTTTTCATTATTTCGAGCACAAAGACGGCCGGGAGTGAGCCGCGTGCTGGCCGTCTTCGAGTGCTAAGCGTCTTCGTCCGTTATATGGCTGCCCACTTGCAGATGGTCGCTACGGATGAGACGTCACACCAGCAGCCATCGATGGAGAACACGGGTGCGTTCGGGAAGCTGAAACAAACTCTCTCGACGTCGCTGCTGACCGCGCAGGACAGGGGTGAGTACTGGCCACCAAAAGAGGCTTTCCTTGTATGCCCACGACTCGAGATTAACAATGGCCCGGGTGCCCTTTCAAGTGAACAAAATGTCCCCGCGGCCATCGCTGGTGCCGGATACAAGCGAGCCCGCGCAGACCGGTGACGACCCGTACAAGGATGCGTCCGCGAGCGACAAGTCAGCAAGTGAGGGCACCAAGTTCAACACACGCTCCGGTTCGTGCCGGATATGCTTGAAATCGTTCAAACCGAACGACTTCAAGAAGACCTGCGTGGAGTGTGACCAGAAGGTTTGCGAGGACTGCGCCAGCTACAGCAAGTTGCAGGACGCGGAAGATTTGGTGAGTGTCGTGTCAATTCTCACCATGTCTTAGGTCTAGCCACTACTTCTAACCGGCCTGTACTTCGCTTTGGTTCCGGTAATTTCCATCACAGGATCTCTGGCGGTGTAGCGTGTGCCGACGAAAGATGGCGTCGCGTATTTGCATACCGCAGGAGTCAACAGATTCGGCCCTCGAAGTGCCGGTCATGGAGACGCTTCAGCGGCGTCATTCGGACATCAAGCTGGGCTTCAACCAGCACCTGGATGATGGCAAGGGTTCGGCACTGGCTCCACCTCGAAGCCCTGAGCTGCGTCGTCACTCGGACGTGTCACCGGCGTCACTGAAGGAGCTGGAGAAGCTCAAGGGTGTGCAGAACCCTAAAAACGACATGGACTGGCGTAAGGGCCACAGTGCCGCCCCAAGCCGATCGTCTAGTCCGCCTGGTCGTAAGGAGATGGAGCTGGGCACGCCGCGTGTCTTCTCCAGGCGACCTTCAACCAAGATGTCACGCCAGCGGAGTTACGATGATGAGTTTAAGACGATGAGCTCCGACACGAACCTGGCAGAGGCGGGCCTGAACTTGCCGCCACCGATGCCAAGACGCAAGTCCGCGTATGATGTGTACGCTCCGGGTATCCTGATCAATGCGATGCAGTCGGTTAAGCTGGCACCGGATGACTCGGAGAAACACAGCTCGTCCCGTCGGGCATCGATGAAGATAATGGGCGACGGTGGTGATTACGGACAGGATGATCATACGATGGCTGACATGAAGGCGGCCGGGTTGATCGTGGATGACGATCGGCGGCATAAGCGGCGTGGATCGCAGCTGTaagcgtgtttttgtttattctttctgCCACCAGATGGCAGCTTACCAGTGTCCAGAGCTCTAGAATAGATTACTGACGTATCCAGGACGCCATGTAGGGAAGATGGTTCTTCTCAGTAAAATTTGCCGCTGCCTCCCGATGGAACTCAGTTACCTCTCAAGAAGAACTAATGTTGAATTTCTATTCCATCCACACCCACAGACC
This window harbors:
- the LOC128731334 gene encoding cullin-2; its protein translation is MSLKPKKIEFDEIWKGLRETVHQVITLKSVRRSVWNDRFDDVYAICVALPEPLADRLYLETKAFLENHVQELLLQRVLISDSDHASKAKMSDDGTSSSSPATSDQLLARYYDTWMEYSRGSQYLHNLYQYLNNQYIKKQKHNEAEIVYGCNHLSDNQEKMEIGELELEIWNQYMIQRLGNELVDQILSGINAERSNKTTGQHNKNTEIIRGVIQSFVAVQEDRRKGSLALYQELFEARMLEESGENFRIVASELLQVCSVSQYMERIIKKFDEEEKLANIYLHASSVPKLRKVCEEEMVTKHMNFLYSECKEMVANERIADLRNLYILLKPVTDGLKRLIDVFLEHIKEQGKKTIACMKGDSVHIQFVENMLDVHRKYEELIHSTFKSDPLFLGALDKACARIINEKHSNNQVCRSAELVAKYCDSLLKKSKTTEGEIDQKLTRSIIIFKYIEDKDVYQKFYSRMLAKRLIHEQSQSMDAEELMINKLKQACGYEFTNKLHRMFTDISVSTDLNAKFSKYLNDNELETGINFTVKVLQAGAWPLGPTQAVASFAIPQEFEKSIRLFEKFYHINFSGRKLTWLLHLCHGEMKLSFEKRNYIVTMQTYQMAILLMFENTDKYTCKELQTSLQLQQEIFQRHLQSLVEAKILLLNEEKMNDDTEVSINMNYNNKRTKFKITTNLQKETPQEVEHTMNAVDEDRKMYLQAAIVRIMKSRKVLRHNALIQEILSQSKVSFAPNVSMIKKCIESLIDKQYIERTPNSGDEYSYVA